The DNA window GACAATGAGCTGAATATGAAGCTCTTTCGGGACCTCATCGAAGCGAGCGGCTACGAGACGGTGCGCACCCGCAATGGTCTGGAGGCGCTTGACCTGGCGCGCAAGCACCGGCCCGATCTCATCCTGATGGACATCCAGCTGCCCGAAGTGTCAGGGCTGGAAGTGACCAAATGGCTGAAGGAAGACGACGATCTGCACGTCATTCCGGTCATCGCCGTGACTGCCTTCGCCATGAAAGGCGACGAGGAACGCATCCGCCAGGGTGGCTGCGAGGCCTATATTTCGAAACCGATCTCGGTGCCGCGTTTCATCGAGACCATCAAATCCTATCTGGGCGATGCCTGATGTGCCATTCCAGCCGAGCCGGAGCCTTGTGAAATGACCGCGCGGATCCTCGTCGTCGACGACATCCCTGCCAATGTGAGGCTGCTGGAGGTCCGGCTGCTGGCCGAATATTTCGAGGTGCTGACCGCCACCAACGGGCCCGACGCGATCGAGACCTGCGAGAACGGCAAGGTCGATGTCGTGCTGCTAGACGTGATGATGCCTGACATGGACGGGTTCGAAGTCTGCCGCAGGCTCAAGAGCGATCCTGCGACGTCGCATATTCCGGTCGTGATGATCACCGCGCTCGACCAGGTGTCCGACCGCGTGCGCGGGCTCGAGGCCGGCGCGGACGATTTCCTGACCAAACCGGTCAACGACCTGCAGCTGATGACACGAGTGAAGAGCCTGGTCCGGTTGAAATCGCTGACCGACGAGCTCAGGCTGCGGGCCTCGACGACGCGTAATATCGGCATCGAGGAGCTGCTCAGCCGCAATTTCGCGTCCGAGGACACGACGCCGAAAGTGCTGCTGATCGACGAACGCAAATCGTCGGTCGAGCGCATCCAGAAGATGCTGCGCGACCGCGCCGATCTCGACGTCACCAGTGATCCGCATGCAGGGTTCTTCCAGGCGGCCGAAACCCCCTATGAATGCGTGATGATCTCGACGGCCTTTGCCGATTTCGATCCGCTTCGGCTCTGCTCGCAATTGCGCTCGCTCGACCGCACCCGTTTCGTCCCGATCATCCTTCTGGCGGAGGAGGGCGAGGAGGAGCGCATCATCCGCGGCCTCGAACTCGGCATCAACGACTATCTGATGCGGCCGATCGACCAGCAGGAACTGACGGCGCGGCTGCGTACCCAGGTGCGTCGCAAGCGCTACAACGACCAATTGCGCGCCAGCGTCACCCAGACCATCGAAATGGCGGTGACGGACGGCCTGACCGGGCTGCACAACCGCCGCTACCTCGACAGCCATCTGCAGACGCTGTTCGACCGCGCCGTGACGCGGCGCCGGCCGCTGTCGGTGATGATCACCGACCTCGACCGCTTCAAGTCGATCAATGACACGCACGGCCATGATGGCGGCGACGAGGTGCTGCGGGAATTCGCTCGGCGGCTGCGCAAGAATGTCAGGGGTATCGACCTTGCCTGCCGTTTTGGTGGCGAGGAGTTCGTGGTGGTGATGCCGGACACCGACGGCGCCGTGGCCGAGAAAGTGGCCGAACGCATCCGCGCCGAGATCGCCCAGAAACCTTTCGCCATCGGTGCCGACGGCAAGACGATCGAGGTCACCGTCAGCGTCGGCGTGTCGTCGGTTCTGAAGGGCGTGGATACGGTGGCCGCGTTGATGAAGCGCGCCGATCTCGCGCTCTATGAAGCCAAGAGCGGCGGCCGCAACCGCGTCGTTGCCAAGGCAGCGTAAGCGTCCGCGGCCGATTCCCCGGTCAATCCAATAAGGTTAGCTATTTACCTTAATCCAAGCGATTCCCGAGCCTTGGTTAAGAAACTGTTGATTTTCCTAAGCCCGTGCGCAAATGTGCAGGGGAAGACGAAGCCGGCGCGAGGGTAGATAGCCGGCTCGATCCTGAAATACCCCATGATGCTCAGGTCCGCCGCATCTCCTGGGTCCGTGGGGTCGGCCGGCCGGCGCTGGCACATAGTGGCCTCCTCGTACCGCTGCCAACCGCCGACCGGCCCCCTTTGTTCCAAGACCTCTGTAGCAGCCCCGAAAGGGGCTTTTTTCTTGTGCGGAAAAATCTGAGGAACGCTTGCTGACCGGGACCAGCTTCAATCGCGCGGCCATGACCCTTAGCTGCCGCTTTTGGCGGTCATCCAAGCAAGGAAAGCACCTCTCTTCACTTTGTACATATGGCGCACAAGGGGCTTGCGGCAAGACCCGCCTGTTCCCGTAAACCGCTGCCTGAAGCGCGTCGCGTTGAAACGGATTCATGCGATGCGCCTTGGGGTCTCTGTTTTCATGCGTGCCGTTCTCCAGAAACCGAAGTCACTTTTGGGCGGCATGCATTGACCAGCGGAAAACGGGAGTAACGAGAATGGGTATTGTGTCGCCTATGGACGGTTTGCGTCGAGATCATGCGGTGGTGATCGCAGGAGGCGGTCCGACCGGGCTGATGCTGGCCGGCGAACTCGCTTTGGCAGGCATCGACGTCGCCATTGTGGAGCGGCGTCCGACCCAGCAGCTGGCCGGCTTGCGCGGGGGTGGTCTTCACGCACGCACCATCGAGGTTCTCGATCAGCGCGGAATTGCCGACCGGTTTCTTTCACAGGGGCAGCGCTTCCCGACCGTCGGCTTCCACATGATCCGTTTGGACATCAGCGACTTTCCCAGCGGGCACAACTATCTGCTGGCGCTGCGCCAAAACCATATCGAACGGATATTGGCCGACTGGATCGACGAGTTGGGAGTGCCAATCTATCGCGGGCAGGAAGTCAATGACTTCGCGCAGGACGATGACGGTGTCGACCTGGATTTGTCCGGTGGCCAACTCTTGAGGGCGCAATACCTCGTCGGCTGCGACGGAGGACGCAGCACGATCCGCAAGGCGGCGGGCATTGAGTTCGCCGGAGGGGATCCGACGATGAGCTGGATGATCGCCGAGGTCGAGATGGCCGAGGAACCGGCATTGGGCTTTCGCAACGACGCCTACGGCATTCATGCGATAGGCAAGATCGAGGATGGCGACAGGGTGGGTGTCGTGCTGACCGAGAGGCAGTTGACCATCGGCGGCGAGCCGACACTGAACGATCTCAGCGAGGCGCTTGTGGCTGTCTACGGCACCGATTTCGGAGTCCACGGTCCGACCTGGCTCTCTCGCTTCACCGACATGACACGTCAGGCTGCCGCTTATCGTGACAGGCGTGTCCTTCTGGCCGGCGACGCCGCGCACATTCATCCTCCGATGGGCGGGCAGGGGCTCAATATCGGTGTGCAGGACGCGGTCAATCTGGGATGGAAGCTGGCCCAGGTGGTCAGGCGGATCTCACCGGAAGGCCTGCTCGACAGCTATCACGCCGAGCGCCATCCGGTCGCCGCCCGCGTGTTGCGCAACACGATGGCGCAGGTCGCGCTTCGCCGCACGGACGACCGCACCAAGGCCCTGGGCGATACGATGACCGAGTTGCTCGGCATGGAAGAGCCGCGCAAACGGATCGCCGCGGAGATGTCCGGCCTGGGTATCCGTTACGATCTCGGCGAGGGCCACCCGTTGCTTGGGCGGCGGATGCCCGACCTCGACCTTGTCACAGCCCGCGGTCCGGCACGGGTCTTCAGCCTGCTGCACGATGCCCGGCCGGTGCTCCTCAACCTCGGCGAACGAGGCTGGCCGGACATTAGGCCCTGGGCGGATCGGGTCCGCCAGATCGAGGCTGGATATGAAGGCGTCTGGGAGCTACCGGCCCTCGGGACGGTCGCCGCGCCCGAAGCCGTCTTGATCCGGCCGGACGGATATGTGGCTTGGGTCGGGGCTGGAACGCAAATGGGGCTGGTCGATGCGCTGACCGCTTGGTTCGGGCCGCCTGCCACGCGTTAGCGACACGATCAAAGCGGGCGGCCACCTGATCGCGGCGACAAAGGCCTCTGCGTCAGAAGCGTTCGCGATAGTCGCGCGGGTTTGTGCCGAGGACACGGAGAAAGCCGCGCCGCATCGTCTCTTCCGATCCGAAGCCGCAGCGGCGGGCCGTCTGGTTAACGGCCTGGCCCCGTTCCAGCATCCGTCGCGCCGCCTCGATCCGGATCTCCTCGATCGCGCGCGCAGGTGTGCGGCCGGTTGCCTCCCGATAGTGCCTGGAGAAACTGCGCGGGCTCATATTGGCGCGCTCGGCCAGGTTCGGCAGCGAAAGGTCGCCGTCCAGATTGTCCTGGATCCAGCCATGCAGCCGGTCGAAGCGCTCGTCGCCTAGCTGCAGCTTGAGCGTCTGGCTGAACTGCGCCTGGCCACCGGGGCGCTTCAGGAAGACCACCAGCTCGCGCGCCACCGCAAGCGCCACGCGCCGGCCAAGGTCGGCCTCGACGAAGGAGAGGGCGAGATCTATGCCCGCCGTCACGCCCGCCGAAGTCCAGACATCGCCGTCACGGATGAAAATCGGATCGGGTTCGAGGCGGACCGCCGGAAAGCGCCGCGCGAACTCGGCGCAGCGTCCCCAGTGGGTAACGACACGCCTGCCGTCGAGCAGGCCTGCCGTCGCCAGCAGCATCGCGCCACTGCAGACGGAGGCCGTTCGCGTGGCGTCGCGCGAGCGGCCGGTCACCCAATCGATCAGCTCGGGGTCCTCGCAGGCCGCGTTGACGCCCCATCCGCCAGGCACGATCAGCGTGTCGATCCCTGGCCCGTGCGCCGGCAGCGCCGCTGCCTCCAGCACGAGACCGGCCGATGTCCTTATCCGCGGCGAGGCGGCGACCACCGTAACCTCGTAAGGCGCGGGTTCGCCGGCCTGCGTCCTGAAGTCGTTGGCGCTGGCGAAGACCTGAAGCGGTCCGCTGACATCGAGGAGCTGGACGTCGGGATAGGCAAGGATTTCGATACGGCGCATGACGCTTTGGCTTGAAACGAGGGGTGATTGGCGATCGTGCCAAAGCATGGTGCCTTAGATTGGCTGGAGTCAACCTATGGAGAGTTCCATGACCCTTCGTTTCGGCATCCTCGTCTTCCCCAATGTCCAGCAGCTCGACCTCACCGGCCCTTATGAAGTCCTGGCATCGGCAAAGGGCGCCGAGGTGGAATTGATCTGGAAGGATCGCAATCCGGTGATGTCGTCGACGCGACTGTCGCTCAACCCGACGGCGACCTTCGACGATTGCCCGCCTCTCGATGTGCTGTGCATACCGGGTGGAGGCGGCGTCAACACGCTGCTGGAGGATCAGGCAGTGCTCGATTTCGTGCGGGAGCGCGCGGCTCAGGCGCGCTACATCACCTCGGTATGCAGCGGTGCCCTGGTGCTGGGTGCCGCCGGCCTGCTCGAAGGCAAGCGGGCGACGACGCATTGGTACGCGCATGATTTCCTCGCCGAGTTCGGGGCCATTCCAGTCGACGAGCGAATTGTCGAGGATGGAAAGCTGATAACCGCCGGCGGCGTCACCTCGGGGATCGACTTCGGTCTCGTACTGGTCGCCAGGCTCCTCGGTCAGGCCGAGGCCGAGACGGTGCAGCTCTCGCTCGAATATGCCCCGGCTCCTCCGTTCCAATCGGGCACGCCCGCACAGGCTTCGCCTTCCGTTCTGGCGGAAGCAAAGGAGAGGCTCGCGGGTTCGAGGCGGTTTCGCGAGGACATGTTCGCGCGCTGGCGCGCCAAGGCCGCCACGCCGGCGCGAAGCCACGCTTGAACCGACGGGCCGAACGGCGCCATGGCGCCGTTCGGCCCGTTCTCGTTTCGGCTGTTGACACGCCTCTCCGTCTGTGCAGAAATTGGTTGGACCATTGGACCACTTGCGCTTCGGGGAGGATGTGTGGACCAGAACAGCCTGCCACCCATTCAGACGACGGCGCGTGATGACGCCGTGCTGAAGGCATTGGTGGGCTTTGTTCGCGCCGAAGCCTTGCAGCCCGGCGAGCGGCTTCCGACCGAGCGTATCCTGGCCGAGCGGCTGAAGGTCAGCCGCAACACGGTGCGCGAGGCGCTGACGCGGTGGGAAGGGCTCGGTCTCGTCGAGCGCCGGCAAGGCAGCGGCACTTATCTCAAGGCGGCTGTGTCGCCCGACATGTTGCATATGCCACTGACGCTGGCGGGTGGCAATGATTTCACCAGCCTGATGCAGACGCTGGAAATCCGCCGCGCGCTGGAGGCGGAGGCCGCGGCTCTTTGTGCCGAGCGGGCGAGCCCGGCCGACATCGCCGAGATCGAGCGCAAGCTCGATATTATGGAGCAGGCATTCCGTACCCGCGACGGCATGTCGTCGGAAGAGGACTGGGAGTTCCACCAGGCGGTCTACCGCGTCTCCGGCAATCCGCTGTTCGAACAGATCATCGCCGCCATGCACGAGCTGTTCCACCGCTTCTGGGAGCATCCGCTGGGCGTGCGCGATTTCGGCCATGCCAGCTTTCCCTACCACCGCACCATCTATGAGTGCATCGCCGCGCGCGACCC is part of the Mesorhizobium loti genome and encodes:
- a CDS encoding response regulator → MTVTFERKDGRDGMSMPKKVMIVEDNELNMKLFRDLIEASGYETVRTRNGLEALDLARKHRPDLILMDIQLPEVSGLEVTKWLKEDDDLHVIPVIAVTAFAMKGDEERIRQGGCEAYISKPISVPRFIETIKSYLGDA
- a CDS encoding PleD family two-component system response regulator, with the protein product MTARILVVDDIPANVRLLEVRLLAEYFEVLTATNGPDAIETCENGKVDVVLLDVMMPDMDGFEVCRRLKSDPATSHIPVVMITALDQVSDRVRGLEAGADDFLTKPVNDLQLMTRVKSLVRLKSLTDELRLRASTTRNIGIEELLSRNFASEDTTPKVLLIDERKSSVERIQKMLRDRADLDVTSDPHAGFFQAAETPYECVMISTAFADFDPLRLCSQLRSLDRTRFVPIILLAEEGEEERIIRGLELGINDYLMRPIDQQELTARLRTQVRRKRYNDQLRASVTQTIEMAVTDGLTGLHNRRYLDSHLQTLFDRAVTRRRPLSVMITDLDRFKSINDTHGHDGGDEVLREFARRLRKNVRGIDLACRFGGEEFVVVMPDTDGAVAEKVAERIRAEIAQKPFAIGADGKTIEVTVSVGVSSVLKGVDTVAALMKRADLALYEAKSGGRNRVVAKAA
- a CDS encoding FAD-dependent monooxygenase; this translates as MGIVSPMDGLRRDHAVVIAGGGPTGLMLAGELALAGIDVAIVERRPTQQLAGLRGGGLHARTIEVLDQRGIADRFLSQGQRFPTVGFHMIRLDISDFPSGHNYLLALRQNHIERILADWIDELGVPIYRGQEVNDFAQDDDGVDLDLSGGQLLRAQYLVGCDGGRSTIRKAAGIEFAGGDPTMSWMIAEVEMAEEPALGFRNDAYGIHAIGKIEDGDRVGVVLTERQLTIGGEPTLNDLSEALVAVYGTDFGVHGPTWLSRFTDMTRQAAAYRDRRVLLAGDAAHIHPPMGGQGLNIGVQDAVNLGWKLAQVVRRISPEGLLDSYHAERHPVAARVLRNTMAQVALRRTDDRTKALGDTMTELLGMEEPRKRIAAEMSGLGIRYDLGEGHPLLGRRMPDLDLVTARGPARVFSLLHDARPVLLNLGERGWPDIRPWADRVRQIEAGYEGVWELPALGTVAAPEAVLIRPDGYVAWVGAGTQMGLVDALTAWFGPPATR
- a CDS encoding GlxA family transcriptional regulator: MRRIEILAYPDVQLLDVSGPLQVFASANDFRTQAGEPAPYEVTVVAASPRIRTSAGLVLEAAALPAHGPGIDTLIVPGGWGVNAACEDPELIDWVTGRSRDATRTASVCSGAMLLATAGLLDGRRVVTHWGRCAEFARRFPAVRLEPDPIFIRDGDVWTSAGVTAGIDLALSFVEADLGRRVALAVARELVVFLKRPGGQAQFSQTLKLQLGDERFDRLHGWIQDNLDGDLSLPNLAERANMSPRSFSRHYREATGRTPARAIEEIRIEAARRMLERGQAVNQTARRCGFGSEETMRRGFLRVLGTNPRDYRERF
- a CDS encoding DJ-1/PfpI family protein yields the protein MTLRFGILVFPNVQQLDLTGPYEVLASAKGAEVELIWKDRNPVMSSTRLSLNPTATFDDCPPLDVLCIPGGGGVNTLLEDQAVLDFVRERAAQARYITSVCSGALVLGAAGLLEGKRATTHWYAHDFLAEFGAIPVDERIVEDGKLITAGGVTSGIDFGLVLVARLLGQAEAETVQLSLEYAPAPPFQSGTPAQASPSVLAEAKERLAGSRRFREDMFARWRAKAATPARSHA
- a CDS encoding FadR/GntR family transcriptional regulator, which encodes MDQNSLPPIQTTARDDAVLKALVGFVRAEALQPGERLPTERILAERLKVSRNTVREALTRWEGLGLVERRQGSGTYLKAAVSPDMLHMPLTLAGGNDFTSLMQTLEIRRALEAEAAALCAERASPADIAEIERKLDIMEQAFRTRDGMSSEEDWEFHQAVYRVSGNPLFEQIIAAMHELFHRFWEHPLGVRDFGHASFPYHRTIYECIAARDPQGARAEALKLIATVEDDLKRGAAKLKLPSQT